In the Acidobacteriota bacterium genome, TGTTGAGAATTGCCATAACCGATTGCTCGAAGTACGAAAACTATGAGAATTGGATTCTCCGGCTCGATCCTTATGTGGAATGCGACAGACTTTCCCATCGGCTGAACAATCACGGCCGGCTCAGGAAGTGCGGCGGCTTAGTTCTGACCGGCGGTGGAGACGTTCATCCTCGATTCTACTATCACAGGATCCTGTATAAGAGAGGGGTCGAGCTTGATTCGAAAAACCTCGCGGAGAAGATCCTTAAGATCATGCCACCCGACGAAAAAGACCTTCTCGATGGGATTGATGAAAAGAGGGATGAATTCGAATTGAAGGCGATCGAGCGGGCGCTCACTATGAAGATCCCTCTCCTCGGCATATGCCGTGGTCTTCAGATCGCCAACGTCTTCTTCGGGGGAACGCTCGTGAGGGATCTAAGAGCTAATAACGGGATACACAGGAGAACTGGGGACAGGGACAAGAGACACAGGATCTGGGTGAAAAGCGAAAGTCTTCTGGCGAAGCTAACAGGAGTGGACACTGGAGAGGTGAATAGTTCCCATCATCAGGCCGCTGAAGATGCGGGGGATTCCCTCATTGTTTCGGCAAAATCTGATGATGGTGTGATTGAAGCGCTCGAGCGAAAGGATGGAAGTTCCTCTGGCTTTCTCCTTCTTGTTCAATGGCATCCCGAGAGGATGGAGGATATGGATAACTCCCTGAGCCGAAAGGTGGGTCTTTCCTTCCTTTCCTCAATCAGAGCGTAGATTCCATTGAGCGGGAGTGACTCAATTCCTTTTCCCTGAAACAGGAGATACAGGAGAAAAAATGAAAAAGAAACTCGCCTCTTTACCACTTCTGATGGCTCTTTCCTTTCTTACCGTGCCTTTTACCATGGGTGCCATTGGAGAAGTGGAAAGGTCCTTTCCTTCTCCCGGACCTTCTCCAACGGGAATGGCGTGGGATGGAAAGCATCTCTGGATCGCGGACATGAAAGTCCACAGGATATTCAAGGTAAGACCGGAGGATGGCACAGTCATCAGTTCCATCCCATCACCGGGCTTATGGCCTGCCGGGCTTGCCTGGGATGGGAGCCATCTCTGGAACGCAGATACCGTTGAGAAAAAAATCTTCGTGATAGACCCGGCAACGGGCAAGGTGCTCAGAACGATGGATTCTCCCACCGATGCTCCAAGGGGGATGGCATTCGACAGGAATGATCTATGGCTCCTCGACGATGCCTCCGATGAAATCAGCAGAGTAAGCACCAGCGATGGGACTACTATAGCATCTCTGAAAGCACCCGGCCAGGAGGCGACTGGTGTATCCGTCGATGGGGATTACTTCTGGCTCTCGGATCGAATGACCGATGAGATATACAGGATTCATAAGCGAACCGGCGACGTTCTCTTTGTATTGTCGGCTCCAGGCCCTTACGCCTGGGGACTTGCCTGGGACGGGAAGAATCTCTTCAACGTGGATTATCAGAACGACAGAGTATACGTCCTGAAAATAGACGACCCATCACGATACCTTCTTAGAGAGGAGAGAAAGGCGATCGTGGAATCCACGCATCGCGTCATAAACTATGGTCCTGGAAAGATTACAAACATGAATGCCTACATTGCCATCCCGGAGACTAGGGACAGCCAGACAGTGGAGGGGGAGATAATCTTCGACCCGAAACCGGATGAGATCCTTACCGATCGATGGGGACAGAAGATCGCCCATTACAGGTATAAAGATCTTCCAGCCCCTTCCATTAAAGAGGCGAAGATGAAAATCAGGGCGAAAGTGTACAGTATCACATATTTCATATTCCCCGAGAAAGTCGGCTCTCTTGACGACATTCCGCGCGAGATTAAAGAGAAGTATCTCGTCGATGACGAGAAATACATGATCAATGACCCTATAATCCGGAAGGCGGCCTCCGATGCTGTTGTTGATGAGAAGAATCCATACTGGATCGCGAGGAAGATCTACAACTATTGTATTGAACATCTCCAGTACGAAAGGACGGGAGGCTGGAACGTTGCTCCGGCCGTCCTCAAGAGGGGAAACGGCTCCTGTTCAGAATACACCTTTGTCTACATTGCAATGTGCCGGGCTGCCGGTCTTCCCGCAAGGTATGTCGGTTCTGTGGTTGTAAGGGGGGATGACGCAAGCATGGATGATGTCTTCCACCGATGGGTTGAGGTCTACCTCCCGAATTACGGTTGGGTTCCAGTTGATCCAAGCGGCGGTGATTCCCCATCGCCACGGGAGCGTGCAAAGTACTTCGGTTCGCTGAGGAACAGGTTCCTCATTACCACAACCAGCGGAGGGGGTTCGGAGTATCTCTCCTGGACCTACAACTTTAACGAGTTCTACCAGACGGAGCCTCAGACGAAGGTGCAAATCGAGAGCTTCGCCGAATGGGATTCCCTTAAAGACAGATGAGCCGAAAGCCAGGAACTCTTTCCTCTTCGCGCCACGGTCTCAGCAGCGACTCATTTATACGGCTCGGGTTGGCCGCATGAAAAGACGCTTTGCCGAGCAAAGCCTTTCTTAGCGGCGCAACCCGAGCTTTTTTGTGTTGACATGAGATGATGAAATCTCTATAGTGAGGGGCAATGATGGCAAAGAGTACAAAGTTAGCTGCGCTGTCATCAGCTCTGACCATCGTTCCTGTCCTTGCAGATATCAAAAAGGCTCAGCTATTCATTTTCCTCATCGGCTCTTTCGTCGCTATCCTGATCCTTGGAGTTGTAACCCTCCTCTACCGGATCAATAAAAAGAGGACCATGGCAGAGGAGGAAGCAAGACATATCAAAGAGAAGATAAGGCTGGAAGAAGGATTGAGAGAGTCCAAGGAGAGATACAGGAACATGATAGAGAACTCCAACGATGCCGTCTGGGTTCTCGACAGGGATGGAAGATTTCAATTGGTAAACAACAGCTTCCAGGAGATCACGGGATACAGGAAGAAGGAAATCATGGGGAAGAGCTTCAAGTCCATCATACTGGGTGAGAGCATTCCTCTCTACGAGAAGGCGCTGACTGATGCCATCAGGGGAAGAGCGGAAACCGTCGAGGTAAAAATCCTTCATAAATATCTGAAGAAGCTGACCCTGTCCGTGAACGTCTCGTCCATCCTATCTTCCGGGGCAATATCGGGCACCGTCAGCTTCGCACGCGACATCACGTTGAAGAAAAGTCTGGAACAGGAACTCATCAAGAAGAACAAAGAGCTTTCCGCCCTTCGAGAGATAGCATCGACAGCGAACCACTCCCTCGACGTCACGACTCTCTCCAGGCAGATCCTTCGGATCATCGTGGATTCCCTTAAAATGGATGGAGGAGCCATATTTTTGCTGGATCGGGAGAACGATAAATTCCTGAGACCTCTCTGCATCCTGGGCATCAACGATGAATCGACTTTCCTCGATTCGCTAAAAGGGTTCAAGCTTGGCGAGGGCCTGGTCGGGACCATTGCGCTGATAGAGGAGCCGATGACAGTCGAGGACATAACCAGCGAGACAAAGCTCTCCGGGCCAGAGGTCCTCAAGGAAAACTTCAGAGGTGTCGCGGGGGCCCCTATCAAGTTCAAGGGAAGGGTGATTGGAGTCCTGACGATACTATCCAGGAAGGCTTTCTTGCTGCCTGAAAAAGAGGTGGAGTTCTTTACGCTCCTGACGGACGAGGTGGGTCTGATACTTAGCAATGTCTTGCTATTCAACGAAATTCTGAAGAAGTCCAGGAGACTCGAGACGATGAGAGAGATAGATCGAGCTATTCTCTCTTCCATGAGCAAGGAAAGGGTTCTGGACGAGATCGTTGTGAACATCAGGAAGGCGGTCCCCTGCAAGAGGATAAGCATATCAAGATATTATCCTGAAAGAAAAGAGTTCGTCCTCCTGGCCGTCAGTCTGGATGGAGAGACGAAGATCGG is a window encoding:
- a CDS encoding gamma-glutamyl-gamma-aminobutyrate hydrolase family protein (Members of this family of hydrolases with an active site Cys residue belong to MEROPS family C26.); translated protein: MVYILRPEQMLRIAITDCSKYENYENWILRLDPYVECDRLSHRLNNHGRLRKCGGLVLTGGGDVHPRFYYHRILYKRGVELDSKNLAEKILKIMPPDEKDLLDGIDEKRDEFELKAIERALTMKIPLLGICRGLQIANVFFGGTLVRDLRANNGIHRRTGDRDKRHRIWVKSESLLAKLTGVDTGEVNSSHHQAAEDAGDSLIVSAKSDDGVIEALERKDGSSSGFLLLVQWHPERMEDMDNSLSRKVGLSFLSSIRA
- a CDS encoding transglutaminase domain-containing protein, whose protein sequence is MKKKLASLPLLMALSFLTVPFTMGAIGEVERSFPSPGPSPTGMAWDGKHLWIADMKVHRIFKVRPEDGTVISSIPSPGLWPAGLAWDGSHLWNADTVEKKIFVIDPATGKVLRTMDSPTDAPRGMAFDRNDLWLLDDASDEISRVSTSDGTTIASLKAPGQEATGVSVDGDYFWLSDRMTDEIYRIHKRTGDVLFVLSAPGPYAWGLAWDGKNLFNVDYQNDRVYVLKIDDPSRYLLREERKAIVESTHRVINYGPGKITNMNAYIAIPETRDSQTVEGEIIFDPKPDEILTDRWGQKIAHYRYKDLPAPSIKEAKMKIRAKVYSITYFIFPEKVGSLDDIPREIKEKYLVDDEKYMINDPIIRKAASDAVVDEKNPYWIARKIYNYCIEHLQYERTGGWNVAPAVLKRGNGSCSEYTFVYIAMCRAAGLPARYVGSVVVRGDDASMDDVFHRWVEVYLPNYGWVPVDPSGGDSPSPRERAKYFGSLRNRFLITTTSGGGSEYLSWTYNFNEFYQTEPQTKVQIESFAEWDSLKDR